The Argentina anserina chromosome 3, drPotAnse1.1, whole genome shotgun sequence genome includes a region encoding these proteins:
- the LOC126788138 gene encoding uncharacterized protein LOC126788138 isoform X1 yields the protein MWQWLFHCFQLCHCETTILGDFLDCHNGGCSPFHDQSKVASSVEAWVDNGIMLLVLGYFELRNDEDDMLHFHKILLDEDNWSQVPWYLFVLMETTSSVSPQRVPSSLGSNETPILDQKLNFQKGFSYFGLVSVIIHKISSFSYGLHCASLVPTILIVGTTSIMQCLDCDWMSSFLLPSTSDSDDHKSTLFITDDTAGNFHLSHTAAICQPRRVLVDEVVDFDKRNSDLVFMRYSYGPLSSYNGVLSQTTMNTFFQYVVRHVHADIHSLAMTSSLSSPSHALVPNLNLLSHMAGIYLFRPLWVTILSKDAHCRILLIISVNVLLPLSQKQGPELICGGTNFGVPKVVKCLIQHISCALNGNTHFQAATNVRKAPTTMLIPNSEVFTADKRFFASSLLRAEVLFLIPTASYVLTLKGGPTLGVHVHILSLELVQHVCQIDVLFGWTKAIVASIFILSHFNDTTALSKGITTTLIAQLSTFLSIWLVQPQHEHEKWSAAIILALLSSYLHVTNHLKKFEDTTRLVQVMCSCKNTLAKGPWEVGLGFYCHDLLLKAATVVAARDEKKLLPAFAHGWLSNLAIVLYCKLSDVAQILCSLLVNTGGTIILSVDFPLLLTSYFGCLTLSLGAKWDKTSLYCLPWSCTVLATRLMIIGRTSDFETAFRKNPVYLDRAQDLLLQCDFDTPPANTKTATHDGESGGTPLDVDLLFWPEQCVMAIPAIQLLTLVHQILQDASVYLQRIMCLHFYLSKFNLRELSVLKSSAGLVSLLR from the exons ATGTGGCAATGGCTATTTCATTGCTTCCAATTATGTCATTGTGAAACAACGATTCTTGGAGACTTCCTGGATTGTCACAATGGAGGTTGCTCTCCCTTTCATGATCAAAGCAAAGTTGCTTCCTCAGTAGAAGCATGGGTGGATAATGGCATTATGTTATTGGTGCTTGGATACTTTGAGTTGCGTAATGATGAAGACGACATGCTTCACTTTCACAAAATTTTGCTAGATGAGGACAATTGGTCTCAG GTTCCTTGGTACTTATTTGTTCTGATGGAAACCACATCTTCAGTGTCACCTCAGCGGGTTCCCTCTTCGTTGGGCAGTAATGAAACTCCTATCCTTGATCAAAAACTCAATTTTCAGAAGGGGTTTTCTTATTTTGGATTAGTCTCTGTCATTATCCACAAGATTTCTAGCTTCTCTTATGGACTGCATTGTGCCAGCCTTGTTCCTACAATTTTAATTGTTGGTACTACGAGTATTATGCAATGCCTTGACTGTGATTGGATGTCTTCCTTTCTCCTACCATCTACATCTGACAGTGATGATCACAAGTCAACATTATTTATCACAGATGATACTGCAGGTAACTTTCATCTCTCCCATACTGCAGCTATATGTCAGCCAAGGAGGGTTTTAGTTGATGAAGTTGTTGACTTTGACAAAAGAAATTCAGACTTGGTCTTTATGAGATACTCTTATGGCCCACTTTCATCATATAATGGTGTACTATCTCAGACTACTATGAACACGTTTTTTCAATATGTGGTCAGACATGTTCATGCAGATATACATTCCTTAGCAATGACCTCTTCACTTAGTTCACCATCCCATGCACTTGTTCCGAACCTGAATTTGTTATCACATATGGCTGGTATCTATTTATTCAGACCTCTTTGGGTTACCATTCTGAGCAAAGACGCCCACTGTAGAATTTTGCTGATTATTTCTGTCAATGTGCTGCTGCCTTTGTCTCAGAAACAAGGCCCTGAACTTATCTGTGGTGGTACAAATTTTGGCGTCCCGAAAGTTGTTAAGTGCCTCATTCAACATATCAGTTGTGCACTTAATGGGAATACACATTTTCAAGCGGCCACAAATGTCAGAAAAGCGCCGACGACAATGCTTATTCCTAATAGTGAAGTTTTTACTGCAGACAAGAGGTTCTTTGCATCCTCTCTGCTCCGTGCTGAAGTTCTTTTCCTCATACCTACTGCATCATATGTACTTACCTTAAAAGGAGGCCCAACATTAGGTGTAcatgttcatattttgagtttgGAGTTGGTGCAGCATGTTTGTCAGATTGACGTGCTGTTTGGTTGGACCAAGGCCATTGTTGCAAGTATTTTTATTCTATCGCACTTCAATGACACCACGGCCTTGTCCAAGGGAATCACCACCACTTTAATAGCTCAATTGTCCACATTTCTATCCATATGGTTGGTCCAGCCTCAACATGAACACGAGAAGTGGTCTGCTGCAATTATTCTTGCGCTTCTCTCCAGTTACCTACATGTTACTAATCACCTGAAAAAGTTTGAGGATACTACAAGACTTGTTCAAGTTATGTGTAGTTGCAAGAACACTCTTGCAAAAGGACCCTGGGAAGTTGGCTTGGGGTTTTATTGCCACGATCTGCTCCTCAAGGCTGCTACAGTTGTTGCTGCAAGAGATGAGAAGAAGCTGCTACCTGCTTTTGCTCACGGTTGGTTGTCTAACCTTGCGATTGTTCTGTATTGCAAATTAAGTGATGTTGCACAGATACTCTGCTCTCTGTTGGTTAACACAGGTGGCACTATTATTCTATCGGTTGACTTTCCACTACTCTTGACATCATATTTTGGATGCCTAACATTGTCGTTGGGTGCTAAATGGGACAAAACTTCATTATATTGTCTTCCTTGGTCTTGCACTGTTCTAGCTACTCGACTGATGATCATCGGTCGTACTTCTGATTTTGAGACTGCTTTCAGGAAGAATCCCGTATACCTCGACAGAGCTCAAGATTTACTTCTGCAATGTGATTTTGATACTCCTCCAGCAAATACGAAGACTGCTACGCATGATGGGGAATCCGGCGGGACTCCACTAGATGTTGACTTGCTCTTTTGGCCAGAGCAGTGTGTTATGGCCATACCAGCAATCCAGTTACTGACGTTAGTGCATCAGATACTCCAGGATGCCTCTGTCTATCTCCAGCGGATCATGTGCCTGCATTTCTATCTTTCCAAGTTCAATCTAAGAGAGTTGAGTGTATTGAAGTCTTCTGCTGGTCTCGTTTCCCTATTACGCTGA
- the LOC126786258 gene encoding E2F transcription factor-like E2FE — MAASASDHSPATTTRRDASYSRKQKSLSLLCSNFLGLYNRDDGATVLIGLDDAASRLGVVRRRIYDIVNVLESVGLLSRNSKNTYTWKGFAAVPDALKELQQEGLDLTPADENNKREKSLALLAQNFVKLFVCAGSESKSISLDEAARLLLGVGDAQNVSMMRTKVRRIYDIANVLSSVDLIEKTHTADTGKPAYRWLGLNGRREGLDLNLEPPNSEQGRKRSFGTDLTNVSCKRSKAAEKAKRDEGGEAEKCYQFGPFAPATVSRSGVDMNKVCWESLGAYRRPQYHNQAMKELFSHYGEAWKLWNSQVAEKNPIPSS, encoded by the coding sequence ATGGCCGCCTCCGCCTCCGATCACTCTCCGGCCACCACCACCCGCCGCGACGCCTCCTACAGCCGCAAGCAGAAATCCCTAAGCCTCCTCTGCTCCAACTTCCTCGGCCTCTACAACCGCGACGACGGCGCCACAGTCCTGATCGGCCTCGACGACGCCGCCTCCCGCCTCGGCGTCGTCCGCCGCCGGATCTACGACATCGTCAACGTCCTCGAGAGCGTCGGCCTCCTCTCAAGAAATTCCAAGAACACCTACACCTGGAAGGGCTTCGCCGCCGTCCCCGACGCCCTGAAGGAGCTCCAACAAGAAGGCCTGGATCTGACTCCGGCGGACGAGAACAACAAGAGGGAGAAGTCGCTGGCGCTCCTGGCTCAGAATTTCGTCAAGCTATTCGTCTGCGCCGGATCGGAGTCGAAGTCGATCTCGCTGGATGAGGCGGCGAGGCTTCTGCTCGGAGTCGGAGATGCGCAGAATGTCTCGATGATGAGGACGAAGGTGAGGAGGATCTACGACATTGCGAATGTGCTGTCATCGGTGGATTTGATCGAGAAGACGCACACGGCGGACACAGGGAAGCCGGCGTACCGGTGGTTGGGGCTGAATGGGAGAAGAGAAGGCcttgatttgaatttggaGCCTCCGAATTCGGAGCAGGGGAGGAAGAGAAGCTTTGGTACTGATCTGACTAATGTGAGCTGTAAGAGGAGTAAGGCGGCCGAGAAGGCGAAGCGAGATGAAGGAGGAGAGGCTGAGAAGTGCTACCAGTTTGGTCCTTTCGCTCCGGCGACGGTTAGTAGGTCTGGTGTGGACATGAATAAGGTTTGCTGGGAGAGTTTGGGAGCTTATCGCCGGCCGCAGTATCACAACCAAGCGATGAAGGAGCTGTTTTCGCATTACGGGGAAGCGTGGAAGTTGTGGAACTCTCAGGTTGCCGAGAAGAATCCGATTCCGAGTTCTTGA
- the LOC126788138 gene encoding uncharacterized protein LOC126788138 isoform X2, with protein sequence MRTIGLSTFVTTLGVTSLSSRLLYQLIGLEISASSRKRYLYHRYFTVLLTQVPWYLFVLMETTSSVSPQRVPSSLGSNETPILDQKLNFQKGFSYFGLVSVIIHKISSFSYGLHCASLVPTILIVGTTSIMQCLDCDWMSSFLLPSTSDSDDHKSTLFITDDTAGNFHLSHTAAICQPRRVLVDEVVDFDKRNSDLVFMRYSYGPLSSYNGVLSQTTMNTFFQYVVRHVHADIHSLAMTSSLSSPSHALVPNLNLLSHMAGIYLFRPLWVTILSKDAHCRILLIISVNVLLPLSQKQGPELICGGTNFGVPKVVKCLIQHISCALNGNTHFQAATNVRKAPTTMLIPNSEVFTADKRFFASSLLRAEVLFLIPTASYVLTLKGGPTLGVHVHILSLELVQHVCQIDVLFGWTKAIVASIFILSHFNDTTALSKGITTTLIAQLSTFLSIWLVQPQHEHEKWSAAIILALLSSYLHVTNHLKKFEDTTRLVQVMCSCKNTLAKGPWEVGLGFYCHDLLLKAATVVAARDEKKLLPAFAHGWLSNLAIVLYCKLSDVAQILCSLLVNTGGTIILSVDFPLLLTSYFGCLTLSLGAKWDKTSLYCLPWSCTVLATRLMIIGRTSDFETAFRKNPVYLDRAQDLLLQCDFDTPPANTKTATHDGESGGTPLDVDLLFWPEQCVMAIPAIQLLTLVHQILQDASVYLQRIMCLHFYLSKFNLRELSVLKSSAGLVSLLR encoded by the exons ATGAGGACAATTGGTCTCAG CACATTTGTGACAACTCTAGGAGTCACAAGTTTATCATCAAGGTTGCTATACCAGTTGATTGGATTGGAAATTTCGGCTTCAAGTCGAAAACGATACTTGTATCATCGGTATTTTACGGTTCTCTTGACTCAGGTTCCTTGGTACTTATTTGTTCTGATGGAAACCACATCTTCAGTGTCACCTCAGCGGGTTCCCTCTTCGTTGGGCAGTAATGAAACTCCTATCCTTGATCAAAAACTCAATTTTCAGAAGGGGTTTTCTTATTTTGGATTAGTCTCTGTCATTATCCACAAGATTTCTAGCTTCTCTTATGGACTGCATTGTGCCAGCCTTGTTCCTACAATTTTAATTGTTGGTACTACGAGTATTATGCAATGCCTTGACTGTGATTGGATGTCTTCCTTTCTCCTACCATCTACATCTGACAGTGATGATCACAAGTCAACATTATTTATCACAGATGATACTGCAGGTAACTTTCATCTCTCCCATACTGCAGCTATATGTCAGCCAAGGAGGGTTTTAGTTGATGAAGTTGTTGACTTTGACAAAAGAAATTCAGACTTGGTCTTTATGAGATACTCTTATGGCCCACTTTCATCATATAATGGTGTACTATCTCAGACTACTATGAACACGTTTTTTCAATATGTGGTCAGACATGTTCATGCAGATATACATTCCTTAGCAATGACCTCTTCACTTAGTTCACCATCCCATGCACTTGTTCCGAACCTGAATTTGTTATCACATATGGCTGGTATCTATTTATTCAGACCTCTTTGGGTTACCATTCTGAGCAAAGACGCCCACTGTAGAATTTTGCTGATTATTTCTGTCAATGTGCTGCTGCCTTTGTCTCAGAAACAAGGCCCTGAACTTATCTGTGGTGGTACAAATTTTGGCGTCCCGAAAGTTGTTAAGTGCCTCATTCAACATATCAGTTGTGCACTTAATGGGAATACACATTTTCAAGCGGCCACAAATGTCAGAAAAGCGCCGACGACAATGCTTATTCCTAATAGTGAAGTTTTTACTGCAGACAAGAGGTTCTTTGCATCCTCTCTGCTCCGTGCTGAAGTTCTTTTCCTCATACCTACTGCATCATATGTACTTACCTTAAAAGGAGGCCCAACATTAGGTGTAcatgttcatattttgagtttgGAGTTGGTGCAGCATGTTTGTCAGATTGACGTGCTGTTTGGTTGGACCAAGGCCATTGTTGCAAGTATTTTTATTCTATCGCACTTCAATGACACCACGGCCTTGTCCAAGGGAATCACCACCACTTTAATAGCTCAATTGTCCACATTTCTATCCATATGGTTGGTCCAGCCTCAACATGAACACGAGAAGTGGTCTGCTGCAATTATTCTTGCGCTTCTCTCCAGTTACCTACATGTTACTAATCACCTGAAAAAGTTTGAGGATACTACAAGACTTGTTCAAGTTATGTGTAGTTGCAAGAACACTCTTGCAAAAGGACCCTGGGAAGTTGGCTTGGGGTTTTATTGCCACGATCTGCTCCTCAAGGCTGCTACAGTTGTTGCTGCAAGAGATGAGAAGAAGCTGCTACCTGCTTTTGCTCACGGTTGGTTGTCTAACCTTGCGATTGTTCTGTATTGCAAATTAAGTGATGTTGCACAGATACTCTGCTCTCTGTTGGTTAACACAGGTGGCACTATTATTCTATCGGTTGACTTTCCACTACTCTTGACATCATATTTTGGATGCCTAACATTGTCGTTGGGTGCTAAATGGGACAAAACTTCATTATATTGTCTTCCTTGGTCTTGCACTGTTCTAGCTACTCGACTGATGATCATCGGTCGTACTTCTGATTTTGAGACTGCTTTCAGGAAGAATCCCGTATACCTCGACAGAGCTCAAGATTTACTTCTGCAATGTGATTTTGATACTCCTCCAGCAAATACGAAGACTGCTACGCATGATGGGGAATCCGGCGGGACTCCACTAGATGTTGACTTGCTCTTTTGGCCAGAGCAGTGTGTTATGGCCATACCAGCAATCCAGTTACTGACGTTAGTGCATCAGATACTCCAGGATGCCTCTGTCTATCTCCAGCGGATCATGTGCCTGCATTTCTATCTTTCCAAGTTCAATCTAAGAGAGTTGAGTGTATTGAAGTCTTCTGCTGGTCTCGTTTCCCTATTACGCTGA
- the LOC126786635 gene encoding polycomb group protein FIE1, with product MAKFALGSEPVVGSLSSSKKREYRVTNRLQEGKKPIYAVVFNFIDSRYFNVFATVGGNRVTVYECLEGGVIAVLQSYIDEDKDESFYTVSWACNADGTPLLVAGGFNGTMRVIDCGSEKIDKSFVGHGDSINEIRTQPLKSSLVVSASKDESVRLWNVHTGICILIFAGAGGHRNEVLSVDFHPSDIYRIASCGMDNTVKIWSMKEFWTYVEKSFTWTDLPSKFPTKYVQFPVFLAAIHTNYVDCNRWLGDFMLSKSVDSEIVLWEPKMKEQSPGEGTVDILQKYPVPGCDIWFIKFSCDFHYYAAAIGNREGKIFIWELQSSPPVLIAKLSHPQSKSPIRQTAMSFDGSTILSCCEDGTIWRWDVIENS from the exons ATGGCCAAGTTCGCTTTAGGATCGGAACCGGTGGTGGGCTCCCTCTCTTCCTCGAAGAAGAGAGAGTACAGAGTCACCAACCGCCTCCAAGAGGGCAAGAAACCCATTTACGCCGTCGTTTTCAACTTCATCGACTCTCGCTACTTCAACGTCTTCGCTACTGTCGGCGGCAACCGG GTGACTGTGTATGAATGTCTCGAAGGAGGAGTGATAGCTGTTTTGCAGTCTTACATTGATGAAGAT AAGGATGAGTCTTTCTACACGGTGAGCTGGGCGTGTAATGCCGATGGGACCCCGTTGCTTGTGGCCGGAGGGTTCAATGGCACGATGCGTGTCATTGATTGTGGGAGTGAGAAGATAGATAAG AGTTTTGTTGGCCATGGTGATTCGATAAATGAAATCAGGACTCAGCCGTTGAAGTCATCACTTGTAGTGTCAGCAAGTAAA GATGAGTCGGTTCGGCTATGGAATGTTCATACTGGGATATGTATTTTGATATTTGCTGGAGCAGGTGGTCATAGAAATGAAGTCTTGAGTGTG GACTTCCATCCATCTGACATTTATCGCATTGCAAGTTGTGGCATGGACAACACAGTTAAGATATGGTCAATGAAAG agTTCTGGACATATGTAGAGAAATCTTTCACATGGACAGATCTTCCATCAAAATTCCCTACAAAATACGTACAATTTCCT GTTTTCCTAGCCGCCATTCATACAAATTATGTTGACTGCAATAGGTGGCTTGGAGATTTCATGCTCTCAAAG AGTGTTGACAGTGAAATAGTGCTATGGGAGCCAAAAATGAAGGAGCAGTCTCCCGGGGAG GGCACTGTTGACATCCTTCAAAAGTACCCTGTTCCAGGGTGTGATATTTGGTTCATCAAGTTCTCCTGTGATTTTCATTATTATGCAGCTGCTATAG GGAATAGAGAAGGAAAGATATTCATTTGGGAACTACAATCCAGCCCCCCAGTCCTTATTGCAAA GTTGTCTCATCCTCAATCAAAATCTCCAATTAGACAAACTGCCATGTCCTTTGATGGAAG CACCATTCTCAGCTGCTGTGAAGATGGGACTATTTGGCGTTGGGATGTCATTGAAAATTCTTGA